The DNA region TCCGGCGGCAGCGCCGCCAGCGTGTCGCGCGCCGCCGAGTCGCGGTAGCGCGCCAGATAGGATTCGAGCAGGTCGCGCTCGGCCTTCGCCTCGCGCTCCAGCGCCCGCAGCTGCACGTCCTGCTCGCCGGCACCGGCGACCTGCTGCTTGAGCCGGTCGAGTTCGCCCGTAAGCTGCGCCTGACGGGCCTCGGCGATCCTTGCGTCGTTCTCGAAGGCGCGCACCATGCGCTCGGCCTCGTCGCGGATCTGGCGGTCGAGGCCGGCGATCTGGGCGCGCAGCTCCTTGATGCGCGGATGCTGGTCGAGCAGCGTCGAGGACTGCTCGGCCAGCAGCGCCTTGAGCGTGACGCGCTGTTCGGCGAGCCGGCGGATCAGCTCGGAATTGATGATGTCGGACGTCTCGATCGGGCGGCCGGCGGCAAGCAGCTCGCGGATCATCCGCGCTTTCGACTCGGCCTCCGCCTTCTGGGCGCGGGCGACACCAAGCTGGGTGTTGAGCTCGGCGAGCTGCTGGTTGAAGAGCTGGGTGTTGTTGACCCCGACGAACAGATCGGCACGCGAGCGGAAGGCGTCGGCGCGGCCTTCGGCCTCGGCCACCTTCTTGCGCAGCTTCTCGATCTCGCCCTGCAGCCAGTTCGACGCCTGCCGCGTCGAATCCTGCTTGGCCACCTGTTGGAGCGCGAGATACGCCTCCGCCACCGCATTGGCCACCTTGGCGGCGAGATCGGGATCGCGGGATTCGAACTCGATGGCGATCACCCGCGACTTGTCGATGGGATAGACCTTGAGCCGCTCGAAATAGGCGCGCAGCACGCGCTCCTCGACGGCGAGCGTGTCGTCGCGGCCGAGACCGACCAAGCGTAGCAGATTGGACACCGGCGAGCGCGCATCGAACTCCGGCTTGTCGGCAAGGTGCAGCTCGGCGATCACCTGCCGGCCGAGGTCGCGCGACAGCAGGATCTGCACTTGGCTGGTGACCGCCTCCGGATCGACCAGCGCACGGTCGACCGTGGCATTGCGCTCGATCTCGGGACGGAAGAAGGCGTTCTCGCCGTTCTCGATGAGGATGCGCGTCTCGGCGCGGTAGATCGGCGTCATCAGATTGACGGCGACGAAGGTGAGGGCCAGCGCTACCAGGGTCGGCGCCAGGATCCACCGCCGCTTCTCCCACAGCGCACGGCCGAGCGCGGCAAGGTCGATGTCGCCGTCGTGCTCCCGCGCGGCCGGAACCGCGGGTGCCTGAACCGGCACCAGCGGTTCGAGGCCACTCACTTCGCCGACGCCACGCATCGTCCACTCCACCCAACGCAACAGAACGCTGGGCCGATTAACGTCGCTTCATGGTTGCCGGTCGGTTAATCGGCCCGGCAATTCGCTTGACGCAAGACTTCGTTAACCATGTTCGCCCGATAGAAGAGGTCAGAGGCGATCGGGTTCATCGCAATGCGACTGCGTTCCACCATCCTGCTGACCGTTGCGCTGGCGCTCGCCGGCTGCGCCACGCCGTCGCAGATTCCGCCGGTCGAGGTGGCGCCAGAGGCGCCCTACACGCTCGATGCCGGCGACAAGCTGCGCGTGACCGTGTTCGGCCAGGACGGGCTGACCAACACCTATGCCGTCAACGCCTCGGGCAAGATCGCGATGCCGCTGATCGGCTCGGTGGAAGCGCGCGGGCGCACCACCGAGAGCCTCGCGCGCGCCATCGCGGCGAAGCTGCGCCAGGGCTATGTGCGCGAGCCGCACGTCGCGGTCGAGGTCGAGACCTACCGGCCGTTCTTCGTGCTAGGCGAGGTCACTGCCGCCGGCCAGTACGCCTATGTCAACGGCATGACGGTGGAAACCGCAGTGGCGATTGCCGGCGGCTTCTCGCCGCGCGCCTACAAGACCTATGCCGAGGTGTCGCGGGTCGTCGACGGCCAGCTCGTGCGCACCAGCGTGCCGCTGACCTATCCGGTGCGGCCGGGCGACACCATCAACGTCATCGAACGGTGGCTGTGACACCCCTTCGCATTCTTCACGTGCTGCGGGCGCCGGTCGGCGGCCTGTTCCGTCATGTCGTCGATCTCGCCCGCGAGCAGGCGGCGCACGGCCACGCGGTCGGCGTGGTGGCGGCCACCGCGAGCGGCGGCGCTTTGGCCGAGGCGGCGCTGGCCGACCTTGAGCCGCAGCTCGAACTCGGCCTCAGCCGGGTGCGGATGACCCGGCAGGTCGGGCTCGACGACATCGGCGCGGTGCGCCATGTCGGCGTGCGGGCGCGCGATATCGGTGCCGATGTGCTGCACGGCCACGGCGCCAAGGGCGGCGCCTATGCGCGGCTCGCGGCCGCGCCGAATGCAATCCGCGTCTACACGCCGCACGGCGGCAGCCTGCATTACAGCGCGCGCTCGGCCTCGGGCCTCGTCTATCTGACGCTGGAGCGACTGCTGGCGCGGCGCACCGACCTGTTCCTGTTCGAAAGCGCGTACGGCCGCGACACCTATGCCCGCAAGATCGCGAGCCCCACGGCCGCGGCGCGGGTGGTCCACAACGGCCTGCGCCCGCAGGAGTTCGCGCCGGTGGCGCCGCGTCCGGATGCCACCGACATCGTGTTCGTCGGCGAGCTTCGCCGCCTCAAGGGCGTCGACGTGCTGATCGAGGCGATGGCGCGGCTGCGGCTCGAAGGCCCGCAACTCACCGCCACCATCGTCGGCGACGGGCCGGATGCGCGCTTCTTCCGCGATCTCGTCGAGGCCCGCGACCTCGTCACCCGCGTGCGCTTCACCGGCCCCCTGCCCGCCCGCGACGCCTTCGCGCTTGGCCATCTGCTGTGCGTGCCCTCGCGCGCGGAGTCGCTGCCCTATGTGGTGCTGGAGGCCGCCGCCGCCGGCATGCCGATGGTAGCGAGCCGCGTCGGCGGCATGGCTGAAATCTTCGGCGAGGCGGCCGACCGGCTGGTCGAGCCCGGCGACATCGCCGCGCTGATGGCCGCTCTGCGCAGTGCCATCGCCATGCCGGACGAGGCTGCAACCGCCACACTTCGGGCGCGGGTGCGGGACCTCTTCAGCGTTGCGGCGATGACCGACGGGGTGCTCGACGCTTACCGAACGGTTATATCCACGCGCCGAAATTAAGCCTTCCGTGAAGGTTCCGGGCTAGCCTCGCTTCGCAAAAGAACAGGGTGCGCCCGCTCCCTTCACGCGCATCCTTCGGAGCGTATCGGTATGCTCGATGCAAATTTGCGTGGTGGGCCGGACAACCGCTCGGTTGCGCCCCCCTCCCCGGCCGCTGCTGCGCCGGCCGCGAAGCCCCGCCTCACCGCCGTCGCCCGCCGCCTCGCCGCCGAGCCGATCGCCTCGGCCATCTCGCCGATCGTGCTGGCCGGCTTCGTGCGGCTGGTCGAGTTCACCGCCATCGCGCTGCTGGGCGCGGCGATCTACCTCGCCTATGTGGTGCCGAGCGACGGCTTCGCCGCCTATTATCCGGTCGCCATCCTGACGCTGACGGCGGCGGCCGTGCTCGCCTTCCAGGCGGTCGACATCTATGACGTGCAGGCCTTCCGCTCGGTGTCGGCGCAGTTCTCGCGGCTGGCGGCGGCCTGGACCATCGTGTTCCTGGTCGCCTTCGCCGTGGCATTCTTCGCGCGCATCGAGGATGCGTTCTCGCGCGTGTGGATCGGCAGCTGGTACGTCAGCGGCTTGGCGATGCTGCTCGCGCTGCGCATCGGCCTTGCCAGCCTGGTGCGAACCTGGACCCAGGAGGGCCGGCTGGTGCGCCGCACCGTCATCGTCGGCGGCGGCGAGGCTGGCGAAAAGCTGATCAAGTCGCTGGAGGCGCAGCCCGACAGCGACCTCGACATCGTCGGCGTGTTCGACGACCGCAGCGACCGCCGCTCGCCGGGTCAGGTCGGCGACAAGTTGAAGCTCGGCAGCGTCGCCGATCTCGTCGAGTTCGCCCGCCGCACCCGCATCGACCTCGTGGTGTTCTCGCTGCCGGTCTCCGCCGAGACCCGCATCCTGGACATGCTGAAGAAGCTGTGGGTACTGCCGGTCGACATCCGGCTGTCGGCGCACTCCGCGCAGCTCCGCTTCCGGCCGCGCGCCTATTCCTACATCGGCAACGTGCCGACGCTCGACGTGTTCGACCGGCCGCTGGCCGATTGGGACGTGGTGATGAAGTGGCTGTTCGACAAGATCGTCGGCAGCCTCGCGCTGCTCGCGCTGTCGCCGGTGATGCTGCTGGTGGCGATCGCCGTGAAGCTCGACTCGCCGGGGCCGGTGCTGTTCCGCCAGAAGCGCTACGGCTTCAACAACGAGCTGATCGAGGTGTTCAAGTTCCGCTCGATGTACACCGACAAGTGCGACGCCACCGCCTCGAAGCTGGTCACCAAGGGCGACCCGCGGGTGACGCGCGTCGGCCGCATCCTGCGCAAGACCTCGCTCGACGAGCTGCCGCAGCTCTTCAATGTGGTGTTCGCCGGCAACCTGTCGCTGGTCGGCCCGCGCCCGCACGCCGTGCACGCCAAGGCCGAGAACCGGCTCTATGACGAGGCGGTGGACGGCTATTTCGCGCGCCACCGCGTCAAGCCCGGCATCACCGGCTGGGCGCAGATCAATGGCTGGCGCGGCGAGACCGACACCGAGGAGAAGCTCCAGCGCCGCGTCGAGCACGATCTCTATTACATCGAGAACTGGTCGGTGCTGTTCGACCTTGCGATCCTGCTCAAGACGCCGTTCGCGCTGTTCAAGACCGATAACGCCTATTGACCGGGCGGGCCATGAGCATCTGCGCCGACGCGCTCCCCACCGTCGCAGCCCCGCTGCGGCGCGAGCGTGTGCGGCCCGTCCTGCTGCTGCTCGTGGGCCTTGCCGGGGCGTTCGTGTTCATCGAGCCCTCGCCCTACGAGATCATCTCGCTTCTGACCTTCACAGTGTTCGTGGCGGCGGGCCTCAGCCTCAACCCCACCCACATTCCGCTGCTGCTGCTCGTCATCCTCTACAATGTCGGCTTCACACTCTCGCTGCTGCAGGTGCTCGGCGAGGACAAGACCGGCATGTGGGTGGCGGTGTCGTGGTATCTCGGCGCGACGGCGCTCGGCTTCGCGCTGGTGATGGCCGATGAGACGTCGCGGCGGCTGCGCTTCCTGCTCGGGGGGGTGATGATCGGCGCGGTGGTGGCCGCCGTCTGCGGCATCGCCGGCTATTTCGGCGTGCTCGCCGATCTCTTCACGCGCTATGGCCGCGCCCGCGGCACGTTCAACGATCCCAACGTGTTCGGCCCATTCCTGGTGCTGCCGGCCGTGCTGTGCGTGCAGCGCAGCCTCGCCGGCAGTCCCGGCGCCATTCTGCGCAATGTCGCGGTGCTGGCGGTGCTGCTGCTGGGGCTGTTCCTCAGCTTCTCGCGCGGCTCCTGGTTCATGTTCGCCGCCGCCGCGACCATCGCGGTGCTGCTGTCGCTCATCACCACCCGTGCGACGGCGGAGCGCGCGCGCATCATCCTGCTGGCGGGCGTGGGCGTGGTGTTCGTCGGCGCGCTGGTGGTGGCGGCACTGTCGATCGATGAGGTGGGCACGCTATTCCGCGAGCGCGCCTCGCTGACCCAGAGCTACGATGCCGGCCCGCTCGGCCGGTTCGGGCGGCACATCCTCGGCGCCCTCCTGGCGCTCGACCATCCGTTCGGCATCGGGCCGCGCCAGTTCCACCTCTATTTCGTCGAGGATCCCCACAACGTCTATCTCAACGCCTTCCTGTCGGGCGGCTGGCTCTCGGGGCTCGCCTACGCGCTGCTGGTGGTGATCACCGTCGGCTTCGGCTTTGCGACGGTGCTGCGGCCGACGCCGTGGCAGGGCGCCTACATCGCCATCTACAGCACCTTCGTCGCCATGGTGCTGCTCGGCTTCGTGATCGATTCCGACCACTGGCGGCTGTTCTGGATGCTGCTCGGGCTGGTCTGGGGCCTGACGATCGCGACGCGCGCGCAGACGCCGCAAAAGGGAAATCGGCTCACTCCGGCTTCAGGTGCAGGTCGCTGAAGCGAACCGCGGTGGCATTGCTGAACACCGCCTTGGTGATGCCCGTGGCGTCGCCATTGGCCACGGTGACGATCACCTTGCCCTTGGCGTCCAGAAACTCGATGACGCCGTCGATGACCACGGTGCGGGCGCCGATCTCGCACTCGAAGGGCAGCACCCGCTCGCCGCCGAGGTGCCGCCACTGATTGCCGAGCCGGGTGGCGCCGCACACCAGCTCGGCCGGATCAACCTTCTCCTGCGCCACCATCGCCTCCAGTTGCTCGGCCAGCGCGGGCACGGCGCGGGCGTGCTCCAGCACGTCCGAGAACGGCAGCGAGCCCCCGGCCACAGCGCCCGCCGCGCTGAAAAGCCAGGCGCCGAGCGCAATCGCAGCGATGCGCAGCCGCCTGCGAGCGCGCGCCTCGTCTCCACGCCATTCCGTCTGGTGCATCGGGCAACCTTTCGCGGTCTCATGCGGTTTCCGGTCGATCCCCTCGGGAGGCCGGACCACAAGGTTAGGCCAATAGCGGGCGTTTGATCAAAGTTTAGCGGTCGGCAAAACCGAATGTTCGGGTGTTTCCGTTATGTAAGCTGCACCAGCGTCGGAGACCGGAGCCTGCCCCAATGCCCCAGTTGTGGTTGACCTACGAGGAACTTGCGGCCTTCACCAACCAGACGCCGGAGAAGGCGCGCGAGGGCGTCATCGCCGCCGCGTGGGACCGCCGGCGCTGCCATGATGGGATGACCCGCGTGAAGCTGCCGCTGGCTTTCATGGCCGACTGCATCTGCCTGATGGCCGAACGGCTGCAGCGCAGCGACAACGGCTTTCCGGAGGCCGGCTCGCAGGCCGCCCGCATGGAATGGCTCGGCCGCCGCCTCAGTGAATCCGGCATGACGGTCAGCATCGCCGATACCTCCGCCGAGCCGCAGCCGGCCGCCCGGCCGGACTCGCGTCAGGCCGCCTGACGTTACGGCGGCCGCGCGGTCGCCCCCGCCCGTCCGGCGCTGCCATGGGCGCGCACCATACCGGCCCGGCTTGCGGAGGTTTCTCCCGCGCGCCCGGAGCCGGATCGCGCGCCAGAGTTGATAACGCCGTTGTCGGCTTTCGCGAACTTCCCTAGAGCCTCCGAGCTGACGAAGTCAGCTCGGAGGCTCTAGAACTTTGTTTTTTACGCATTTTCTTTCGCGCAACCGGTTCCCACTTGGGCGGAAAATGCTCTAGTCTGTGTTCCGCCCTGCCCACAATCCCCGGGGGATGACGGTGGGGCGGCGGATGGCGGGGCGGGCGTCGCGCATGGTCCAGAAGCACGTATGGCTGGTGCTGCTTGCCGTTCTGGTCGTGTCGGCGACCGTGCTGCGCGAGGCGCTGCTGCCGTTCGTCGCCGGTGCCGCCGTCGCCTATGTGCTGAACCCGCTGGTGATCCGGCTGGAGCAGCTCGGCGTGAGCCGGCTCGGCGCCGCGCTCGGCATCTTTACGGTTATCGGCGTGATCATGGTGGGGCTCGTCGTCGGCGCCGGCCCGGTCGTCGTCGAAGAGCTCAGCTATCTGGTCGAGCGGGCGCCATCCTATTTCCGCCAGCTCCAGGCGTTGACCACCGCCGACCAGGACCGGCCGTGGCTGGCGCGGGTGATCGGCGACGGCTTGGGGCAGGCGGAGCAGGCGTTCTCGGAATTCTCCTCGGCGGCGGTAAGCTCGGTCGAAAGCTTCCTCGGCTCCGCATGGTCGGGCGGTGAGGAGCTGATCTCGGCGCTGTCGGTGCTGATCGTCGTGCCGATCGTCGCGGCCTACTTCATCAAGGATTGGGACCGCATCACCACCTTCCTCGACCGCTGCGTGCCCGACGCCCACAAGGAGACCGTCCACACGCTGGCCCGCGAGATCAACGACAAGATCAGCGGCTTCATGGTCGGACAGGCGACGCTGTGCCTCGTGCTGGCGGCCTTCTACGCGATCGCGCTGAGCCTGATCGGCCTCAATCACGGCCTGATCGTCGGCATCGGCACCGGGCTGCTCAGTTTCGTGCCCTATCTGGGGTTCCTCACCGGCCTCGTCGTCGCCACCCTCATCGGGCTGGCCCAGTATTGGCCGGACTGGCCGCTGGTGCTGCAGATTCCCGTCATCTTCCTGGTCGGCCAGACCATCGCCGACTATGTGCTTTCGCCCTATCTGCTGGGGCGCCGGGTGGAATTGGGGCCGGTGTGGGTGATGTTCTCGCTGTTCGCGTTCGGCAAGCTGTTCGGGCTGTTCGGCCTCGTGGTGGCGGTGCCGCTGGCGGCGGCGATCGGCGTCATCTTCCGGTTCCTGACCAAGATGTATCTCGAAGACCCCGAGGCGGCGGGCCTGACGAGCGCCCCGGCGCCCGGCACCGAAAACGGCACCGGGGGCGGCGCCGGCACGGGGGGGCTAACTCTTTGAATTATCGCACTCTCTTTCGCAAGACCGATGCCCGCTTCTGCGGAGAATGCTCCAGGGTGCTCCAGCCGATGCGCAAAGCGGTTCAGAGTGCGATTCAACGCGAGCAATTCCGCCGGTTCGAAGGCATGATCGAACGCGAATTCGGACAACCCCGCCTGTCACGGGCGAAGTTAAGAACCATGTCTCGGCCGAACCAAGGGACCGGATTATGACGAACTGGAACGCAGACGATGCTGCCGACGACGCCGCGCCTTCATTCGGGCGGCGGCTGATCTTCCGCGAACTGCCGTATCTGGCGGTGCTGGCGCTGTCGATCTTCGGCGCGGCCTATACCAGCTTCTCCGGCACGCCGCTGCGCGGCTACTGGATCGCGCTGGGGCCGATCATCGGCCTCGTGTGCATCCTGTCGCAATGGCGGGCGGCGGGAGACCGGAAGGGCCGGCTGCGGCTGATCTGGACCCAGATTCTGCACTGGGGCGCCGTCCTGGGGGCCATCGAGCTGCTGTCGATCGCCGACGTCTCCGACATGATGAGCGCGGATGCCACGGCACTGTCGACCCTGACCATTCTGGCGCTCGGCACCTTCACCGCCGGCATCCATATCGCGTCGTGGCATGTCGCGCTGGTGGGGATCGTGCTCGCGCTCACCGTCCCCGGCATCGCCTGGCTGGAAGAATCGGCGCTAATGATGCTGCTCGTCGCCGTCGCCGTGATCGGTCTGGTCGCGCCCTTCATCCTCCACAGGATGCACAGGAAACAGGACGCATGAGGCGGTTTCCGGCTGCCCCCTTGGGCACGCTGGCAACGGTCTCGCCGAGAAGCCCATCGCCGATGAGGATTTCCCGGCACCTCGCATGCGGGTCTCCGGCCGGATCGGCCGGAAACCCGATCCGACGGAAGCCCTCCTGAAACCGGCACCGGGGCGGCGGCGCAGTTTTCCAGATCCGGTGTTGTGCGAGCCGCGCCGGCCCCTTGCACCGCGCGGCTTGGCGGCGTAGAGGTGTCGGCCTTCGGAGCGTAGCGCAGCCCGGTTAGCGCACCAGTCTGGGGGACTGGGGGTCCCGAGTTCAAATCTCGGCGCTCCGACCATTTTCCCCTAAAACGTCAATGGCTTGGCGGGGTTCCGAAAATTCGGCCCGCCGGCCGGACATGAACGAAACAGAGACAAAATGCCGATGTCGGGACCAAAAGTCCCGACGCGAGTCCCGACGCTGTTCCGCGTTCGTTCAGGTGGTGGAATCGCCTGCCCGCCGGGCCGGGACGGCTTCCGGCCGGGGCGCCTCGGCATCCAGGGCAGCGCGCACGTCGTCGAGTTGGGCGTGGGCGTAGAACTTCGCCGTGGTCTCGATCGAGGCATGCCCCAGCAGGCGCTGCACCAGTTTCAGGTTGCCGCTGGAGCGCAGCAGCCGTGTCGCCCTTGTGTGGCGCAGGTCGTGAAAACGGTAGTCGAGCCCCAGCGCCTTGGCCGCGCGCCGCCATTCCGACTTCAGGCCGGCTTCGGTGATCGGGTAGCGACGGCCGCGCACGCGATCGGGCTTCCGGGTCCGGCGGGCGGGATAGCTGAACACCCATTCCGGGTGCTGGCCGCGGCAGGTCGACAGGATGGCGGCGATTCGCGCCGAGATCGGGATGGTGTGGGGCCGCCCGCCCTTCTGCACCACCGTGATGGTGCCGGCCTGTTCGTCGACCTGTGACCACCGGAGCAGGCATTCGGCCATCCTCAGCCCGGCCGCCTCGGCGAAGGCGACGATCTCCCGGTATCCCTGCGGCAGCCGCTCGATGAGGCGCGCCTCGTCGGCCGCGGTGACCTCCACCACCAGCTCGCCGCGCTCGGCCAGGCGGAGCTTGGCCCAATCGCGCTCCCGAATCGCCGGCACCTCCCACACCCGGCGCGCCCGCGTCTCGATCTTGCGCAGCAGGTCGACCGTGGTGCGGTTCACCGTGGCATTGGAGACCAGCCTGGGCGGCGGCAGCTTCCTCTTGCTGGCATCGCGGGCGGCGTTGCGGACCGGCTGGCCGCGGCGCCTCGCCACCCAGGCCGCGATGTCGGAATTGGTGATGCTGGCGAGGGTACGGGTCGGGCCGAAATGGTCGATCATCGCCGAGAGTGCCGCCCAGGTGTCGCCGGCGCCCTTGTGGTGCTGGCCGACCTCGACCCAATAGCGATCGGCGGCGACATCGATGGTCAGGGGCGCGGCGCCCCGCAGCTGGGCGGCGGCGGTCTTGGCGGCGGCGATCTCCAGGGCCGCCTCGCGGCGCCTGCCTTCCTCTACGGCCTCTGCCTCTCGGCGAGACGTTGCGCCCGTCGAGCCGTGAAACCGACGACCACCGAGCTCGAAATCGTAGAGGTAGCGCCGTCGTCCCTTCGGCTTGTAGACGGACATGATCCCCCCTTCGGGACCGGCGGAACGTCGCGCCGCGTTCGGTTGGCGATGAACTCGGCCAAGTCCGCCTCGGCGAACCGGCGCCGCGGCCGTTTGGTGCCGCGCCCGGTCAGGACGTAGCGGATTTGACCGGATTTGACGTGCTCCAGCAACAGCCGCGGGGTGATGCCCAGCCGGTCCGCCGCTTCCTGGGTGGTGAGAAGGCGGTCAGACGGCATGGTCAGGCCTTCCGCGCGTGGAAACGCCGGCTCGGCTCTCGGTGATCTGGTTGGCCGCCTCCTTCGCGGCAAACCGAAATTCTTCGGTGATGATCTTGGCGACGCGCCGCATCGGCGCATCCTCGGTGAGTGTGCTCGCGACCCCATAGACTGCCGCCACTGCCATCACTCTCGGCAAGGTGAGCGCGATCTCGTGGGCCGCTCGACCGTGCTTGATTTCGATGTTCGACAACTCGACGGTCGCGACCAGAAATCCCTTCAAGAGGCGCAGAAAAGATGCCTCATCTGGCGTGAGGCTCGCCTCCGGCTGGTCAATGGTGCGACGTGCAACGTCAATGAATGCTTCGAATCCGTCGCTGCGTTGGCAATCACCTTGACGATCAAGCCATTCATTCAACGTCGGTAAGGGCTGACTGATGATCGAATGCTTGGTCATGCCCGGCTCCCTTGCCCGATCAGCGCCAGCAGCTGCCGGCCGCGCGGGGTCAGGCGAGCGTTGCGGTGCGTCACCTCGATTAGGTCGCGCCGCGCCAGCGCCTCGATGGTGCTGCGCTCGAACAGCCGGCCGTCGCCGGCAGAGGTGCGCCCGAGCCAGACGCGCCGCCGGGCCACCAGGGGCTTCACGCCGGCCAGCTGCAATGCGTCGAGCTGCGTCTTCGACAGATCGAGTTGCCGCGTCGCGACGCGGCAGACTTCGGGTCCGCCCACAAGGTCGAGGTCGATGCGTGTCGGCTTTGCCATGGTGGCGCTCATGGCGTTTTCCCGGTGGCAGGGTCTGTCTGCGCGCGTAGCGCGGCGATGGTGGCATCGGTCTCGGCCGCGAGCGCGCGCAGTGCTGCCGCTGTCCGCCCCAGCGCGGCGATCATGGCGGCGCCGGAGTTCGACCCCTGGTCGGCGGCTCCATCGGTGATCGCGGCCACGTCGGTGATCGCGACCCGTATCGTCCGCCTTGGCGCCGGTGGCAGGGACGCGACCTCGACGGCATCGATCCCGCCGACGTATTGCAGGCTATCGAGCCGCGCGACCAGCTGCATCCGCACCAGCACATCGGTGCCGGCGTCCAGACCGGCGATCTCCGCGCGGGTCATGCCGGCCTCCCGTAGCGACGCTGCAGATCGACGATGTCGCGCTCGACGCGGGCGGCGATGCTGCGGGCGGTGGCGGCGATCTCGGCCAGCGCGGCGATCTGGGCGGCCAACGCGTCGGATGCGGCGTCCGGGCTCTCCGCCGCCTCGAGCTGCGAAATGGCGGCCTGCCCGTGCTCGTGGACCTGCGCCCGCGTCCAGCCCAGGGCGATCAACTCGCGGTCGGTGATGACGGCGTCGGCGCCGCGGTCGCCGATGATGCGCCTGATGTCGGCCGCCATGACGTCGCGAATGCGGTGCGGTCCAACCAGTTCGGAACGGATGATGCCGGTGTCCGGAGGGGTGCGGTGCAGGCCGGCGCTGATGTAGCGCGCAGCATCGGTGGGGTTGGCGGCTGTGGACATGGGACCTCCTCAATTGACGTGACGGGAGCTAGGGTTACGGTTGTGCTTCAGTGAGCGACAACCGATGGGGGCATCCGTGAAGCGAGTGGGGGTAGCCGTGCTGCTGATGGCGGGGGCGTGCGCAACGCCGCATCAGATCGTCGACCGCAGCGACTTCTTGGCGGAGGCGACCCGCACCTATGCTGGAGAGACCCGCGAGCGGGTCATCGCCGCCGCGGAGACCGTTCTCAAAATCTCCGACCCGACCGATTTCGAATTCCGCCACACGATGAACGGCTTCACGGCGCTGCGCCGGTATGTCGTCTATGCCGTGATTGCTTCCGCGCAGGGGCGCGAGAAATGGGAG from Blastochloris tepida includes:
- a CDS encoding undecaprenyl-phosphate glucose phosphotransferase, with amino-acid sequence MLDANLRGGPDNRSVAPPSPAAAAPAAKPRLTAVARRLAAEPIASAISPIVLAGFVRLVEFTAIALLGAAIYLAYVVPSDGFAAYYPVAILTLTAAAVLAFQAVDIYDVQAFRSVSAQFSRLAAAWTIVFLVAFAVAFFARIEDAFSRVWIGSWYVSGLAMLLALRIGLASLVRTWTQEGRLVRRTVIVGGGEAGEKLIKSLEAQPDSDLDIVGVFDDRSDRRSPGQVGDKLKLGSVADLVEFARRTRIDLVVFSLPVSAETRILDMLKKLWVLPVDIRLSAHSAQLRFRPRAYSYIGNVPTLDVFDRPLADWDVVMKWLFDKIVGSLALLALSPVMLLVAIAVKLDSPGPVLFRQKRYGFNNELIEVFKFRSMYTDKCDATASKLVTKGDPRVTRVGRILRKTSLDELPQLFNVVFAGNLSLVGPRPHAVHAKAENRLYDEAVDGYFARHRVKPGITGWAQINGWRGETDTEEKLQRRVEHDLYYIENWSVLFDLAILLKTPFALFKTDNAY
- a CDS encoding AI-2E family transporter, producing MVQKHVWLVLLAVLVVSATVLREALLPFVAGAAVAYVLNPLVIRLEQLGVSRLGAALGIFTVIGVIMVGLVVGAGPVVVEELSYLVERAPSYFRQLQALTTADQDRPWLARVIGDGLGQAEQAFSEFSSAAVSSVESFLGSAWSGGEELISALSVLIVVPIVAAYFIKDWDRITTFLDRCVPDAHKETVHTLAREINDKISGFMVGQATLCLVLAAFYAIALSLIGLNHGLIVGIGTGLLSFVPYLGFLTGLVVATLIGLAQYWPDWPLVLQIPVIFLVGQTIADYVLSPYLLGRRVELGPVWVMFSLFAFGKLFGLFGLVVAVPLAAAIGVIFRFLTKMYLEDPEAAGLTSAPAPGTENGTGGGAGTGGLTL
- a CDS encoding O-antigen ligase family protein, yielding MSICADALPTVAAPLRRERVRPVLLLLVGLAGAFVFIEPSPYEIISLLTFTVFVAAGLSLNPTHIPLLLLVILYNVGFTLSLLQVLGEDKTGMWVAVSWYLGATALGFALVMADETSRRLRFLLGGVMIGAVVAAVCGIAGYFGVLADLFTRYGRARGTFNDPNVFGPFLVLPAVLCVQRSLAGSPGAILRNVAVLAVLLLGLFLSFSRGSWFMFAAAATIAVLLSLITTRATAERARIILLAGVGVVFVGALVVAALSIDEVGTLFRERASLTQSYDAGPLGRFGRHILGALLALDHPFGIGPRQFHLYFVEDPHNVYLNAFLSGGWLSGLAYALLVVITVGFGFATVLRPTPWQGAYIAIYSTFVAMVLLGFVIDSDHWRLFWMLLGLVWGLTIATRAQTPQKGNRLTPASGAGR
- a CDS encoding polysaccharide biosynthesis/export family protein, with translation MRLRSTILLTVALALAGCATPSQIPPVEVAPEAPYTLDAGDKLRVTVFGQDGLTNTYAVNASGKIAMPLIGSVEARGRTTESLARAIAAKLRQGYVREPHVAVEVETYRPFFVLGEVTAAGQYAYVNGMTVETAVAIAGGFSPRAYKTYAEVSRVVDGQLVRTSVPLTYPVRPGDTINVIERWL
- a CDS encoding GumC family protein, with protein sequence MRGVGEVSGLEPLVPVQAPAVPAAREHDGDIDLAALGRALWEKRRWILAPTLVALALTFVAVNLMTPIYRAETRILIENGENAFFRPEIERNATVDRALVDPEAVTSQVQILLSRDLGRQVIAELHLADKPEFDARSPVSNLLRLVGLGRDDTLAVEERVLRAYFERLKVYPIDKSRVIAIEFESRDPDLAAKVANAVAEAYLALQQVAKQDSTRQASNWLQGEIEKLRKKVAEAEGRADAFRSRADLFVGVNNTQLFNQQLAELNTQLGVARAQKAEAESKARMIRELLAAGRPIETSDIINSELIRRLAEQRVTLKALLAEQSSTLLDQHPRIKELRAQIAGLDRQIRDEAERMVRAFENDARIAEARQAQLTGELDRLKQQVAGAGEQDVQLRALEREAKAERDLLESYLARYRDSAARDTLAALPPDARIISRAMPSNVPAFPKKVPMIVLITLATLVLSTGIVASGELLSGRARHMAVRERGVPVALNLQQAAPADEPAEEPTRGPGLAELVSAHEPGMVAVVPASETVAAAPTAIRLARDLALRGGRTVLIELDPRAAAPSLVRDPTASGVVNLVRGTASFGQVIHRDRASRLHVVPFGGPAAEIEELLKADRLALALSALVQTYDHVVLVAPPAATLAKAGFVGQLPLAVVVGPKVWEPAEAEGVYDQLAEVGIADLIAVVETDVAGAGPGSGDPVMAA
- a CDS encoding glycosyltransferase family 4 protein, which gives rise to MTPLRILHVLRAPVGGLFRHVVDLAREQAAHGHAVGVVAATASGGALAEAALADLEPQLELGLSRVRMTRQVGLDDIGAVRHVGVRARDIGADVLHGHGAKGGAYARLAAAPNAIRVYTPHGGSLHYSARSASGLVYLTLERLLARRTDLFLFESAYGRDTYARKIASPTAAARVVHNGLRPQEFAPVAPRPDATDIVFVGELRRLKGVDVLIEAMARLRLEGPQLTATIVGDGPDARFFRDLVEARDLVTRVRFTGPLPARDAFALGHLLCVPSRAESLPYVVLEAAAAGMPMVASRVGGMAEIFGEAADRLVEPGDIAALMAALRSAIAMPDEAATATLRARVRDLFSVAAMTDGVLDAYRTVISTRRN